The following coding sequences lie in one Rickettsiella endosymbiont of Rhagonycha lignosa genomic window:
- a CDS encoding cell division protein FtsQ/DivIB, giving the protein MVKNGKVVENQRFQRQRDKPRLARLSSQLPSKGWFFKFSLSLLLILSLILLWQKLTNPNCFPVKNIKISGDLTYVKQSHLQQIILPFIAKGFFRLDSQGLKEKILHLPWIANVNIKRFWPDTLAVSFITKKPIAFIGKHGLLDEQGNIFIPDGDSRALDLPIFEGPIGQQKYLLQTYITLNPMFAQLNLKIKLLRLVDQQYWYLKLDNGLTVYLNRNQPSIQVERLLDVYSDVIASKVSMVDYVDLRYAHGMAVKFKKRIS; this is encoded by the coding sequence ATGGTTAAAAATGGGAAAGTAGTTGAAAACCAACGATTCCAACGGCAACGCGATAAACCTAGATTGGCCCGTTTAAGTTCCCAATTGCCTTCAAAAGGATGGTTTTTTAAGTTTTCATTGAGTTTATTACTCATATTAAGTTTAATTTTATTATGGCAAAAATTAACCAATCCTAATTGCTTTCCTGTTAAAAACATTAAAATCAGTGGTGATTTAACTTATGTTAAGCAAAGTCATTTGCAGCAAATTATTTTGCCATTTATTGCAAAAGGTTTTTTTCGTTTAGATAGCCAGGGGTTAAAAGAAAAAATTTTACATTTACCATGGATAGCTAATGTAAACATAAAACGATTTTGGCCCGATACATTGGCGGTAAGTTTTATTACTAAGAAACCTATCGCTTTTATTGGAAAGCATGGTTTATTAGATGAGCAAGGTAATATTTTCATTCCAGATGGAGATTCTAGGGCATTAGATCTCCCGATTTTTGAAGGACCCATAGGCCAACAAAAATATTTATTACAAACCTATATCACACTGAATCCAATGTTTGCACAATTAAACTTAAAAATTAAATTATTAAGATTAGTTGATCAACAATATTGGTATCTAAAGTTAGATAATGGGTTAACAGTTTATTTAAATCGAAATCAACCTTCTATACAAGTAGAACGTTTGCTAGATGTTTATTCTGATGTTATTGCAAGTAAAGTATCTATGGTAGATTATGTGGATCTCCGATATGCCCATGGTATGGCAGTAAAGTTTAAGAAACGGATTTCTTAG
- the ftsZ gene encoding cell division protein FtsZ, translated as MSAKFDSHNPPLQNAVIKVVGVGGGGGNTLEHMLAQDIPGVEFICANTDAQALKNSSANCLLQLGQQITKGLGAGANPEIGRLAAEADRERVRAALEGADMVFITAGMGGGTGTGAAPVIAEIAKQMKILTVAVVTKPFEIEGKKRLRLAEEGIKQLSQHVDSLITIPNEKLMNVLGDEVSFLDAFKAVDDVLFGAVKGIAALITRAGLINVDFADVKTVMSEMGTTMMGTGVGLGSDRALSAANAAIGSPLLKDINLKGARGVLVNITAGPDLSMKEFGIVGGVIKEIASEDANVVIGTVIDPGMNDELRVTIVITGLGHHLPTGTVMHEGEDSSLIRAADGSLDYHQLERPTVLRKQGVVTPSKSTADNAVTDIEYFDIPAFLRRQEEVS; from the coding sequence ATGAGTGCCAAATTTGATTCGCACAATCCCCCTCTACAAAATGCTGTCATAAAAGTTGTTGGCGTTGGAGGTGGTGGTGGAAATACTCTTGAACATATGTTGGCACAAGATATTCCGGGAGTAGAGTTTATCTGCGCTAATACCGATGCCCAAGCGCTAAAAAACTCTTCTGCTAATTGTTTATTACAATTAGGTCAACAAATTACTAAAGGTTTAGGTGCTGGAGCAAATCCTGAAATAGGTCGTCTTGCTGCCGAAGCAGATAGAGAAAGAGTTAGAGCGGCTTTAGAGGGCGCCGATATGGTGTTTATCACTGCAGGGATGGGAGGCGGTACAGGAACGGGTGCTGCACCCGTTATTGCTGAGATTGCTAAGCAGATGAAAATTTTGACCGTAGCGGTCGTAACTAAGCCTTTTGAGATTGAAGGAAAGAAGCGTTTGCGCTTAGCTGAGGAAGGAATTAAGCAACTTAGTCAGCATGTCGATTCGTTGATTACTATCCCTAATGAAAAGTTAATGAATGTTTTAGGCGATGAAGTTAGTTTTTTAGATGCATTTAAAGCGGTAGATGATGTATTATTTGGCGCTGTCAAAGGAATTGCTGCTTTAATAACACGTGCCGGTCTAATTAATGTGGATTTTGCGGATGTTAAAACCGTAATGTCAGAGATGGGTACGACCATGATGGGTACAGGAGTAGGATTGGGTTCAGATAGAGCACTATCGGCAGCAAATGCCGCTATCGGCAGTCCTCTATTAAAGGATATCAATCTAAAAGGTGCGCGTGGTGTATTAGTTAATATAACTGCGGGACCGGATTTATCAATGAAAGAATTTGGAATAGTCGGTGGAGTGATTAAAGAAATTGCTTCAGAAGACGCTAATGTTGTCATTGGTACAGTGATAGATCCAGGAATGAATGATGAGTTACGAGTAACAATAGTGATAACAGGTTTAGGACATCATCTTCCTACAGGCACGGTAATGCATGAGGGAGAGGATTCAAGCCTCATTAGAGCAGCTGACGGTAGTTTAGATTATCATCAGTTGGAGCGTCCTACGGTATTACGCAAACAAGGTGTTGTTACACCAAGTAAGTCCACAGCAGATAATGCTGTTACCGATATTGAATATTTTGATATTCCGGCTTTTTTACGAAGACAAGAAGAGGTTTCTTAA
- a CDS encoding class I SAM-dependent methyltransferase, whose amino-acid sequence MKQHYLDIEDHRLASLIPHYAGRHLLQLSPYSFSSLSTSPIIHKVTVSSSYKCKLDTYKIDCSDLESLYTHLPFANDSINLILMPHTLEVSKNTAQAILTEAWRVLAPNGHLIILGINPISLWGLYQLCSINKKPAWEGRFHTIQTLCQWIHFLGGEIQHTESFLFRPPLSSPLGMWLFKKLAWLERISPWLIPYMGGIYLIIAEKRIKRLNGLGLVWQFPPVLNNKVLAPNARGPHHA is encoded by the coding sequence TTGAAACAGCATTACCTGGATATTGAAGATCATCGTTTAGCTAGTCTAATTCCTCATTATGCTGGCCGCCACTTATTACAATTGAGCCCTTATTCTTTTTCAAGCTTGTCTACCAGTCCTATTATCCATAAAGTTACCGTTTCTTCGAGCTATAAATGTAAGCTAGATACCTACAAAATAGATTGCTCTGATCTGGAAAGCTTATACACTCATTTACCATTTGCCAATGATAGTATTAACCTAATCCTCATGCCCCATACGCTAGAAGTAAGCAAAAATACCGCACAAGCCATACTTACAGAAGCCTGGCGAGTATTAGCCCCCAATGGCCATTTAATTATTCTAGGTATCAATCCTATCAGTTTATGGGGCCTATATCAGTTATGCTCAATTAATAAGAAACCTGCTTGGGAAGGTCGTTTTCACACAATCCAAACCCTTTGTCAATGGATACACTTTTTAGGGGGTGAAATTCAGCATACTGAGAGCTTTCTATTTCGACCCCCTTTATCCAGCCCCCTCGGTATGTGGTTATTTAAGAAATTAGCTTGGTTAGAACGGATATCCCCTTGGCTTATTCCCTATATGGGAGGAATTTATTTGATTATTGCTGAGAAACGAATAAAAAGATTAAATGGCCTAGGCTTAGTTTGGCAATTTCCGCCAGTACTCAATAATAAGGTCTTAGCACCCAATGCTCGAGGGCCCCACCATGCATAA
- the rnhA gene encoding ribonuclease HI produces the protein MHKIPKIEIFTDGACRGNPGPGAWAALLRYQGKEKTISGTENPTTNNRMELMAAIQALMVVKKPCQISLSTDSQYVQKGITEWLPQWKRRAWLTANKKPVKNSDLWKELAIQAERHQIRWEWVKGHSGHPENDRVDSLANAALDKLLK, from the coding sequence ATGCATAAAATTCCAAAAATAGAGATTTTTACCGATGGTGCTTGCCGGGGAAACCCTGGACCTGGAGCCTGGGCAGCTCTCCTGCGATACCAGGGGAAAGAAAAAACCATTTCTGGTACCGAAAACCCTACTACTAATAATCGCATGGAGTTAATGGCGGCCATTCAGGCTTTAATGGTAGTAAAAAAACCCTGCCAAATATCACTCAGCACTGATTCGCAATATGTTCAAAAAGGTATTACTGAATGGCTGCCTCAATGGAAGCGACGAGCTTGGCTTACTGCCAATAAAAAACCTGTTAAAAATTCTGATTTATGGAAAGAATTAGCTATCCAAGCTGAACGTCATCAAATCCGCTGGGAATGGGTAAAAGGACATAGCGGACATCCAGAAAATGACCGAGTAGACAGTTTAGCTAATGCTGCCTTAGATAAGCTTTTAAAATAG
- the lpxC gene encoding UDP-3-O-acyl-N-acetylglucosamine deacetylase, protein MRQRTLKNVIKAAGITLHSGETAILTLRPAPINTGIIFRRIDFNPIVEVQARAEHVGETTLQTTLLKNGVRVATIEHLMSAMAGLGIDNAYVDITASEIPIMDGSAGPFIFLIQSAGIEEQSASKRFIRIKQAIKVTEGDKWASFEPFDGFKVSFEIDFNHPLFQNRSQKASIDFSTTSYIKEVSRARTFGFMADYEKLREVRLALGGSLDNAVVVDEYRVLNEDGLRYEDEFVRHKILDAVGDLYLLGHSLIGAFSGYKSGHALNNLLLRRLLSNADAWEYVEFEDEIKAPLVYRRALLDAYYLKD, encoded by the coding sequence CTGAGACAACGTACTTTAAAAAACGTTATTAAAGCCGCTGGCATTACATTACATAGTGGTGAAACAGCAATATTAACCTTGCGACCGGCACCTATTAACACGGGAATTATTTTTCGACGGATAGATTTTAATCCTATTGTTGAAGTTCAAGCTCGTGCTGAACATGTCGGTGAAACTACCTTACAAACTACTTTACTAAAAAATGGTGTCAGAGTTGCGACCATAGAGCATTTAATGTCGGCTATGGCAGGTTTGGGTATTGATAACGCGTATGTTGATATTACCGCTTCAGAAATTCCCATTATGGATGGAAGCGCAGGACCCTTTATTTTTTTGATTCAGTCGGCAGGTATTGAGGAACAAAGCGCTTCAAAACGCTTTATTCGAATTAAACAAGCTATAAAAGTGACTGAAGGGGATAAATGGGCTTCTTTTGAACCATTTGATGGATTTAAGGTTTCATTTGAAATTGACTTTAATCACCCACTTTTTCAAAATCGTAGTCAAAAAGCAAGTATTGATTTTTCCACGACTTCTTATATTAAAGAGGTTAGCCGCGCACGTACATTTGGCTTTATGGCAGACTATGAGAAATTACGTGAGGTACGGCTCGCTTTGGGTGGAAGCCTTGATAATGCAGTGGTTGTAGATGAGTATAGGGTACTGAATGAAGACGGTTTACGTTATGAGGATGAGTTCGTGCGTCATAAAATCCTTGATGCAGTGGGAGATCTTTATTTATTAGGTCATAGCCTCATCGGTGCATTTAGTGGTTATAAATCTGGTCATGCACTGAATAATCTTTTATTACGCCGTTTGTTGAGCAATGCAGATGCTTGGGAATATGTTGAATTTGAAGATGAAATAAAGGCACCGCTCGTTTATCGACGTGCTTTGTTAGATGCTTATTATCTTAAGGACTGA
- the ftsA gene encoding cell division protein FtsA: protein MAKKPIKNLIVGLDIGTSKVNALVGEVKPNGIEIIGMGIYPSLGLKRGVVVNIDATVDSIQQAVGEAEAMAGSPVRSVYTGIAGNHIRSLNSHGIVAIQNQEVTHADVERVIDAAKAVAIPADQKIIHILPQEFIIDSQEGIREPIGMSGVRLEAKVHMVTGAVSAAQNIIKCIQRCGLEVTEIILEQLASSQSVLTEDEKELGVCLIDIGGGTTDIAIFTEGAIRFTSVIPIAGDQVTNDIAVALRTPTQSAEQIKRRHACALSELANPDELVEVSGVGDRPGRTLTKRALAEVVGPRYEELFHLVKAELYRSGFEEFLAAGVVLTGGASNVNGSVELAEKIFKLPVRLGHPQYITGNSEVTTNGMYATSTGLLLYGYQQQCEQRKPNVLFGKKIARIKNWLCENF from the coding sequence ATGGCAAAGAAACCGATTAAGAATTTAATTGTAGGTTTAGATATTGGCACATCCAAGGTCAATGCCTTAGTGGGTGAAGTTAAGCCCAATGGTATCGAAATTATTGGTATGGGAATTTATCCTTCATTAGGATTAAAGCGAGGTGTTGTAGTTAATATTGATGCAACCGTTGATTCAATTCAGCAAGCTGTGGGTGAAGCAGAAGCCATGGCAGGAAGTCCAGTTCGAAGTGTATATACTGGTATTGCTGGAAATCATATTCGAAGTTTAAATTCTCATGGAATTGTTGCGATTCAAAATCAAGAAGTTACCCATGCAGATGTGGAACGGGTGATTGATGCTGCGAAAGCAGTTGCTATTCCAGCGGATCAAAAAATAATACATATTTTACCCCAAGAATTTATAATTGATAGCCAAGAAGGTATTCGTGAGCCAATAGGGATGTCTGGTGTGCGATTAGAAGCTAAAGTACATATGGTAACGGGTGCAGTTAGCGCGGCTCAAAACATCATTAAATGTATCCAACGCTGTGGTTTAGAAGTGACGGAAATAATTTTAGAACAACTTGCATCGAGTCAATCTGTATTAACAGAAGATGAGAAAGAGTTGGGTGTGTGTTTAATAGACATTGGCGGTGGAACCACCGATATCGCTATATTTACTGAAGGTGCTATTCGTTTTACATCGGTTATTCCAATTGCGGGTGATCAAGTCACGAATGATATTGCTGTTGCGTTAAGAACACCCACACAAAGTGCAGAACAGATAAAAAGAAGACATGCTTGTGCTTTATCAGAACTAGCAAATCCAGATGAACTTGTCGAAGTTTCGGGAGTGGGAGATCGCCCTGGGCGCACGCTGACTAAACGTGCTTTAGCAGAAGTGGTAGGACCACGCTATGAAGAGCTTTTCCATTTAGTGAAAGCTGAATTATATCGTAGTGGTTTTGAAGAATTTCTTGCAGCAGGAGTGGTGTTGACGGGTGGTGCGTCTAATGTCAATGGTAGTGTCGAATTAGCAGAGAAGATTTTTAAATTACCTGTAAGACTGGGTCATCCTCAATATATTACTGGGAATAGCGAAGTAACCACGAATGGAATGTATGCAACCAGTACAGGTTTACTATTATATGGCTATCAACAACAATGCGAACAGAGAAAACCTAATGTTTTATTTGGTAAAAAAATAGCACGTATAAAAAATTGGTTATGCGAAAATTTTTAA